CGTTTCCGATCGCGGAAGCGAACGCGGTACGCGCCGTGTATCGGGCGGTACAGGATATGAAGGCGGCTGTGCGCTTCTTTCGGCAGGATGCCGCCACAACGAATACCTATCGGATCGATCCCGATATCATCTTCGGCGGGGGGAGCTCCGCCGGCGCTTTCACCGCGTTGCACCTCGCTTACCTCGATGATCCCGCGGAACTGCCGTCTCAGATCGACACCGTCGCGCTCGGCGGTATGGAAGGTAACAGCGGTAATCCCGGGTATTCATCGGAGATCAAAGCCGTCGTGAATCTTTGTGGCGCGTTGGGTAATAAGACGTGGATTCATCCCGGCGATGAACCGCTCTGCAGCATGCACGGAACGGTGGACAATACAGTCCCCTATGGAACCGACATGATCTACCTGGCCGGGATCTTCCCGATCATGATCGTGGATGGAAGCTATCCGGTTGCCGAACAAGGGAACCTCGTCGGACTCGACAATACCATGTACACGTTCTTTGGTGCCGATCACGTACCCTATGCGATCGATGCCGCATACATGGACACAACCATTCGCTTCGTCAGCAATTTCCTCTATCGCCAACTCGGCTGCACGCCTGCCGACCCGGAACCGCTCGCGAATACGTTTCCGACTACCGGTGTTCAGGATCTGCAAAAAGCGGACTGGAGCATCTTTCCGAATCCGGCAGCAGGCCGTTTCCAATGGCAGAACCTTCCGGCAGAAGCCGCTTCCTTTCGTTTGGTCGATCCGCAAGGACGTGTTGTCATTAACTCCCGCGAATTCCGCGATCGGGCCGTGGACCTGTCCGGTCTGCCGGCCGGGATGTATTTCATTCGGCTGATGAACGAGAAAGAGCAGGAAATAGGTCAGAAAGTGCTGATACTGCTGGGCAAATAACCGGCCCGCCCAACTCGAAACTTGGAACTCGGAACACGGAACCTGAAACCCGCCTGCCTGCCTTTCGAAGCTTTAGCGTAGGCAGGAAACCTCAATCTCCTCTTCCTTCTTTCGTCTGCTTTCCGAACGCAAGCGGGTTGGCATTGATCTCGTCGTACTCGGCCCGTTTGCGCAGTACGTCGATGGCCGTATAGATAGCATCGCGAAGTGACTCTTCGTTGGCTTCACCTTTTCCGGCAATGTCGTAAGCGGTGCCATGATCCGGTGAGGTGCGAACGAACGGGAGTCCGGCCGTGTAATTGACCCCGGTACCGAAACTCAGCGTCTTGAAAGGAACCAATCCCTGGTCATGGTACATGGCCAAGACGGCGTCGAACTTTTGAAAAGCGCCGGAACCGAAGAATCCGTCGGCAGAGTAAGGGCCATATACGAACATGCCTTCATCGAAACACTGCTTGATGGCCGGGATGATCACCTGCTGCTCCTCTTGCCCGATGAGTCCGTTGTCGCCAGCATGCGGATTGAGCCCCATGACGGCAATGCGCGGCTTGCGGAATCCGAAGTCGCGGCGGAGCGATTGGTGCATCAGCTTGATCTTGCGGATAATCTTTTCCACACTCAGTTGGCCTGCGACTTCCTTGATCGGTACATGACCGGCCACGACCGCTACGCGTAAGCGTTCGCTGACCAGAAACATCAACGGGTCCTTGACGCCGAACTTCTCGCCGAGATATTCGGTGTGACCGGCAAAATTGAAATCCTTGCTTTGGATGTTGTGCTTGTTGATCGGCGCGGTGACCAGCACGTCGATACGACCGTCCAGGAGGTCGTTCACGGCCGCTTCCAGGGAACGAAAGGCATATTGTCCACTGATCTCCGTCGCCTTGCCGAATTCCACCGGCACTTCTTCCTCCCAGCAGTTGACGACATTGGTCTTCCGCAAAATCACTTCACTGCTGCTGCGTACCGTCTGGTATTGAAATTCATTCAGGTTAAGTAGCTTCCGTTGCAGTGAAACCAGTTTATTGCCTGCATAAATTACCGGCGTGCAGATCTGGTGCATCCGGTTGTCCAGAAACGTCTTCATCACCACCTCCAACCCGACGCCATTCACGTCGCCGCAGGTAATACCGACTTTAATCTGGCCTTCGAGTTCGGGTTGTGACATGAGGCTGTTGGGTTAAGGCGAAGAGGGGAATTAGGGTTGCTGGGAAATTGTAATTGGTAATTAGTAATTAGTAATTAGTAATTGGTAATTAGAGACGGGTATTTTTTTTCGCTAAAAAATTCATTCACTATTCACTATTCACTATTCACTGTTCACTATTCACTCCTCATACCCCACTAAAAAACTCCACCAGCATCCGAACACCCATACCCGTCCCGTTCTTTCCGCGGTAGCTCCAGTTGGTCTGTAGCCAGGCCGGTCCGGCGATGTCGAAATGCATGTAAGGGTAGTCGACAAAGCGTTGCAGGAATTTGCCTGCGGTGATCGCACCAGCGGTCGGTCCGCCGATGTTTTTCATATCAGCAATGTCGGATTTCAGCAGGTCGTCGTACTCGTCCCAGAAGGGAAACTCGGCCATCCTTTCATACACCTGCTCGCCCGATTCTTTTACCCGGGCTTTCACCTCTTCGGAAGCCGTTCCCATGCAAACAATGCCATAAGGGCCGATCGCCGCGGCTGCAGCGCCGGTAAGCGTGGCGAAGTCCATGACGAGTTCGGGTTTGTATTTCTTGGCATAATGCAGCGCGTCCGCAAGCAGCATACGTCCTTCGGCATCGGTGTTCAGGACTTCAACCGTCTGCCCGCTCATCATCGTCACGACATCGCCCGGTGTATAGGCATCCCCGCCCGGGCGGTTGTCCGTTGCCGGGATCAGCGCAACAACGTGTACCGGAAGTTTCGCTTTCGCGATCGCATACAATGCACACGCAACCGTTGCACCTCCGGCCATGTCGCACTTCATGTAATCCATGGAGTTCGGCGTAGGCTTCAGACTCAATCCGCCGGTATCGTACACAACACCTTTGCCGACCAATACATACGGCTTGCGGTTTTTGGCTCCGCGCGGTTTGTACTCCATGATCGTAAAAGTCGGCGGCTGAGGACTGCCCTGGTTGACCGCCAGCAGACCGCCCATTTTGAGCGATTTTATCCTTGCCTTTTTCAGTACTTCCACCCGGATTCCCGCGGAACGGCCTAGTTTGGCCAACTCTGAAGAAAATATGGTCGCATTGAGATACGACTGCGGTTCATTGACCAGGGTGCGTGCCCGATAAACGGCATCGATCACATGGTTCAGCTTCTCGACCGCTTTACGGCTTACTTCGGTGCTTTGGATCAGGATTTCCGAAACGGTATGGGCTTCCTTTTCCTTTCCTTTTGAACGGTATTTCAAAAACTGGTAATTACCCAAGGCCATGCCCTCGGCCAAGGCAAGGGCTGTATCCCCATGTCCGGCCACATCTACGAGTACAACCCGTTCTTTTTTCTGACGGTTAAACGGGCCCAATAACGCGTCTCCGGCACGCCGGCACGCCTCCAATAAGGCTGCTCCGGTTTTTTTCTTGTCGAGCCGGTGGACCGCGATCAGACGACGGTACTGGTTGATCACCACATTGTTGCGATCCGCCTTCAGCTCGTGCTGAACATAGGCTTGCTCGTCGGCAGACAGCAGTCCGGTAGGCAATCCGCTTTTGTCATCAAGCAGTAAAATGAGCGAATCCGTGGCCCGGTAGGTGCCTGTCAGGCGGATGGAAGTGTGCATTTTAAATCCTATTTTTGAAGGGCGGAAATTACTCATTTTTCCGCTCTTTCCCGTGGAACCAGGAGACGTTTCAGTTGTTCTCTAACCGAACGTGTTCCCGTTCACCGCTTTACCATGAATGCCGACGTTCTCCTAAACCGCGCCCTCCGCCTCGAATTCCTCTCCGCGGAAGAAGGGCAGTACCTGTTCCTCCATGCTCCCACGGCGGAGTTGATGGATGTTGCCCACCAGATCCGGAAAAAGTTGCATCCCGATAACAAGGTTACCTGGATCATCGACCGGAATGTCAATACCACGAATGTCTGCATTGCGAATTGCAAGTTTTGCAACTTCTACCGGATCCCCGGACATGCCGATGCTTACATCACCACCATCGATCAGTACAAAGAAAAGATCGAAGAAACCTTCCGCTATGGCGGGGAGCAACTCTTGTTGCAGGGTGGACATCACCCCGGACTTGGTTTGCAATTTTATATCGACACTTTCCGGGAACTCAAACGACTTTATCCGAATCTGAAGTTGCATGCCCTCGGGCCTCCCGAGATCGCGCATATCACCAAGCTCGAAGGGACGTCGCATACCGAGGTGCTTCGTGACCTGATGGAGGCCGGACTTGATTCACTTCCCGGCGCCGGTGCCGAGATCCTCAGCGATCGTGTTCGCCGGCTGATCAGCAAAGGGAAATGCTCCGGTCGCGAATGGCTCGATGTCATGCGCGCCGCGCACCAACTGCATCTCACGACTTCCGCCACCATGATGTTCGGCCATGTGGAGACGCTGGAAGAACGCTTCCAGCACATCATCTGGCTGCGTGAAGTCCAATCGGAGAAGCCAGCGGACGCGAAGGGTTTTGTCTCGTTCATTCCCTGGCCCTTCCAGGACCACGATACCATCCTCCGTCGCATCAAAGGCGTACGCAATGAAGTGACCGGCGAAGAGTATATCCGCACCATCGCCATCAGTCGCATCCTGCTGCCGAATATTCCGAACATCCAGGCGAGCTGGCTGACGGTCGGCAAGGAGATCGCGCAGATCTGCCTCCATGGCGGCGCCAATGATTTCGGCTCCATCATGATCGAAGAGAACGTGGTTTCCGCCGCCGGCGCACCGCATCGCTTCACGTCAAACGGCATTCAACAGGCTATTCGTGAGGCTGGATTCGAGCCGCAACTTCGTAACCAACAGTTCGAAGACCGCCAATTACCCGAAACCATCGAACAGCAACTCATTACCTATTGATGCTCCGCATGCGTCCCGCACTGCTTCGAATTTTCCTTTCTGCCGCGCTGGTGCTCTTTGCGCTGGCATTCGCGCAGGCGACGCACAACCGGGCCGGGGAGATCACCTGGGAATTCATCGGCACCTGCCCGACCGACACTACACCGAACGCCGCTTACACCTATCGGGTAACGATCACCACGTACACCCGTACCAGCAGCATCCAGGCCGACCGGCCTTCGCTCGACTCGGTGTATTGGGGCGACGGAACGCAGTCGTCTTTCGTGCGTCAGCAGAAGATCGACCTGGGAAACGATATCAGTAAGAACATCTACATCAATACGCATACCTATGCCGGCAACGGCAGCTTCAAGATTTACTTCGTCGATCCGAACCGCAACGAAGGCGTGGTGAACATCCCCTCCTCGGTCGATGTCCCGTTCTCCGTTGAAAGCCTCCTGATTGTCGACCCGTACCGCTGTCCGAACAATTCACCGGTATTGACTTACCCCCCGATCGACCGCGGTTGTGTCGGCCGTACGTTCATACACAATCCGAACGCGTTTGATCCCGATGGCGACAGCTTGTCGTATGAATTGACCGTCTGCCGTGGCCTTAACGCGGATCCCATTCCGGGCTACTCATTCCCGGTCGCCTCCAGTTCGTTTTCGCTCGATCCGATCACCGGCGACCTCACCTGGAATACACCCATCGCCCCGGGTGAATACAACGTAGCCTTTCGCATCATCCAGTGGAGAAACGGCGTGAACATGGGGTATGTCACGCGTGATATGCAGATCCTCATCGGCAACTGCAACAACCGCCCACCGGTCATCGAAGCCGTGGCGGATACCTGTGTACTGGCAGGGGACTCCCTGAATTTCCTGGTGACGGCGATCGACCCGGACCAGAACATCGTGCAGCTAAGCGCCTCCGGTGGCCCGTTTCAGGTTACGCCTGCCGCTACGTTCGCCCCGATACAGCAGAACAACGATACCGCGATCAGCCGGTTCAGTTGGCAGCCGGATTGCGACCTGGTGCGCGCTCAACCCTACTATGTACAATTCCGTGCGAATGATATCGTGCCGGTGGATTCGATCAGCCTGGTCTCGCTGCGAGGCCTGTTCATTCGCGTCATCGGCCCACCGCCACCAAGCCTGACCGCGGTTGCGGTTGGCAACACCATCCGCATCGACTGGACTGCGCCCTCGACCTGTTCCAACCTCGTCGGCTACAGGATCTACCGCCGTGCGGGTGCATACGGACAACCGATCCCATGCCCGTGCGACAATGGAGTTCCTTCCCATACCGGATATACCTACCTCGACTCGGTGGGCAACGCCAATACCCTGTCGTTTGTCGATAACAACAGTGGCGCAGGACTTGTGATCGGTATTCAGTATTGTTACCTCGTCACCGCGGTCTTCGCTGATCGTTCGGAAAGTTGTGCTTCGCCGGAGGCTTGTGCCTCCCTGCGCCGGGAATTGCCGGTCATCACGAATGCGGATGTGGTCACCACCGATGCTGCGGCCGGTCAGGTCTTCGTGGCCTGGGGCAAACCGATCGAACTCGATACTGTCCAATATCCGGGTCCGTATGAGTACCGCTTGTTTCGCTCTCCCGGCTTCGTCGGCCCTTCGTTCACCCAGATCGCGACCCTGGTGGCCCCGGCCGATACCACCTTCCTCGATAACGGAATCAACACAGTGGGTTCCGCCTGGAGTTACCGCGTCGACTTCTATTACACCAATGCCGGTGCCCTGACATTCAAGGGGAGCACGACCATCGCTTCAACCGTGTTCCTCAGCGTGGGTCCCACCGACGAAGCAAACGTGTTGAGCTGGCAGGAGGAAGTGCCCTGGCAGAATTATCGCTACGACATCTTCCGGCAGAATCCCGCCACCTTGCTTTTCGATTCGATCGCCAGTACAACGGCTTCCACCTTCACCGATACGGCATTGACCAACGGTACCGAGTATTGCTACTTTGTTCGCAGCATTGGTACTTATGGCTTGCCTTCTTTGGTGGATCCGATTGTTAACCGGTCTCAACGGGTTTGTGGTACACCCTTCGATAACGTCCCACCCTGTGCTCCGGATCTGGAAGTCTTCTCATCCTGCAACGAAAACCGGAACGAACTCATCTGGACCAACCCGAACAATACCTGTGCGGATGATGTCGAGAAATACTACATCTACTATTCGCTTACGGAAGACGGTGGTT
This genomic stretch from Bacteroidota bacterium harbors:
- a CDS encoding T9SS type A sorting domain-containing protein, with protein sequence MLRSLLLFAFGISLAWNASAQTIIDCGSGRYDSELFPDVTVQSDVIYGSNVDANGQTLQLKMDIYQPDGDTAAYRPAIVMVHGGSFIAGSKLDNDVVEICTRFAKRGYVCASIDYRIGIPFPIAEANAVRAVYRAVQDMKAAVRFFRQDAATTNTYRIDPDIIFGGGSSAGAFTALHLAYLDDPAELPSQIDTVALGGMEGNSGNPGYSSEIKAVVNLCGALGNKTWIHPGDEPLCSMHGTVDNTVPYGTDMIYLAGIFPIMIVDGSYPVAEQGNLVGLDNTMYTFFGADHVPYAIDAAYMDTTIRFVSNFLYRQLGCTPADPEPLANTFPTTGVQDLQKADWSIFPNPAAGRFQWQNLPAEAASFRLVDPQGRVVINSREFRDRAVDLSGLPAGMYFIRLMNEKEQEIGQKVLILLGK
- the pdxA gene encoding 4-hydroxythreonine-4-phosphate dehydrogenase PdxA; translated protein: MSQPELEGQIKVGITCGDVNGVGLEVVMKTFLDNRMHQICTPVIYAGNKLVSLQRKLLNLNEFQYQTVRSSSEVILRKTNVVNCWEEEVPVEFGKATEISGQYAFRSLEAAVNDLLDGRIDVLVTAPINKHNIQSKDFNFAGHTEYLGEKFGVKDPLMFLVSERLRVAVVAGHVPIKEVAGQLSVEKIIRKIKLMHQSLRRDFGFRKPRIAVMGLNPHAGDNGLIGQEEQQVIIPAIKQCFDEGMFVYGPYSADGFFGSGAFQKFDAVLAMYHDQGLVPFKTLSFGTGVNYTAGLPFVRTSPDHGTAYDIAGKGEANEESLRDAIYTAIDVLRKRAEYDEINANPLAFGKQTKEGRGD
- a CDS encoding leucyl aminopeptidase, whose protein sequence is MHTSIRLTGTYRATDSLILLLDDKSGLPTGLLSADEQAYVQHELKADRNNVVINQYRRLIAVHRLDKKKTGAALLEACRRAGDALLGPFNRQKKERVVLVDVAGHGDTALALAEGMALGNYQFLKYRSKGKEKEAHTVSEILIQSTEVSRKAVEKLNHVIDAVYRARTLVNEPQSYLNATIFSSELAKLGRSAGIRVEVLKKARIKSLKMGGLLAVNQGSPQPPTFTIMEYKPRGAKNRKPYVLVGKGVVYDTGGLSLKPTPNSMDYMKCDMAGGATVACALYAIAKAKLPVHVVALIPATDNRPGGDAYTPGDVVTMMSGQTVEVLNTDAEGRMLLADALHYAKKYKPELVMDFATLTGAAAAAIGPYGIVCMGTASEEVKARVKESGEQVYERMAEFPFWDEYDDLLKSDIADMKNIGGPTAGAITAGKFLQRFVDYPYMHFDIAGPAWLQTNWSYRGKNGTGMGVRMLVEFFSGV
- the mqnC gene encoding dehypoxanthine futalosine cyclase, which codes for MNADVLLNRALRLEFLSAEEGQYLFLHAPTAELMDVAHQIRKKLHPDNKVTWIIDRNVNTTNVCIANCKFCNFYRIPGHADAYITTIDQYKEKIEETFRYGGEQLLLQGGHHPGLGLQFYIDTFRELKRLYPNLKLHALGPPEIAHITKLEGTSHTEVLRDLMEAGLDSLPGAGAEILSDRVRRLISKGKCSGREWLDVMRAAHQLHLTTSATMMFGHVETLEERFQHIIWLREVQSEKPADAKGFVSFIPWPFQDHDTILRRIKGVRNEVTGEEYIRTIAISRILLPNIPNIQASWLTVGKEIAQICLHGGANDFGSIMIEENVVSAAGAPHRFTSNGIQQAIREAGFEPQLRNQQFEDRQLPETIEQQLITY
- a CDS encoding gliding motility-associated C-terminal domain-containing protein gives rise to the protein MRPALLRIFLSAALVLFALAFAQATHNRAGEITWEFIGTCPTDTTPNAAYTYRVTITTYTRTSSIQADRPSLDSVYWGDGTQSSFVRQQKIDLGNDISKNIYINTHTYAGNGSFKIYFVDPNRNEGVVNIPSSVDVPFSVESLLIVDPYRCPNNSPVLTYPPIDRGCVGRTFIHNPNAFDPDGDSLSYELTVCRGLNADPIPGYSFPVASSSFSLDPITGDLTWNTPIAPGEYNVAFRIIQWRNGVNMGYVTRDMQILIGNCNNRPPVIEAVADTCVLAGDSLNFLVTAIDPDQNIVQLSASGGPFQVTPAATFAPIQQNNDTAISRFSWQPDCDLVRAQPYYVQFRANDIVPVDSISLVSLRGLFIRVIGPPPPSLTAVAVGNTIRIDWTAPSTCSNLVGYRIYRRAGAYGQPIPCPCDNGVPSHTGYTYLDSVGNANTLSFVDNNSGAGLVIGIQYCYLVTAVFADRSESCASPEACASLRRELPVITNADVVTTDAAAGQVFVAWGKPIELDTVQYPGPYEYRLFRSPGFVGPSFTQIATLVAPADTTFLDNGINTVGSAWSYRVDFYYTNAGALTFKGSTTIASTVFLSVGPTDEANVLSWQEEVPWQNYRYDIFRQNPATLLFDSIASTTASTFTDTALTNGTEYCYFVRSIGTYGLPSLVDPIVNRSQRVCGTPFDNVPPCAPDLEVFSSCNENRNELIWTNPNNTCADDVEKYYIYYSLTEDGGFERIDSVIGANDTTYLHIDLPALSGCYRVTAVDDNGNETTDPETVCVDTCRQYVLPSVFTPNKDGKNDLFHPCDSTTTLDLQLRNCPPYRNVKDIDLKLFNRWGQLVFETTDKDINWDGTHKDNGSDCPDGVYYYTCKVNFFRISGEESVELKGYVHLIRGQ